One window of the Tachypleus tridentatus isolate NWPU-2018 chromosome 10, ASM421037v1, whole genome shotgun sequence genome contains the following:
- the LOC143230429 gene encoding uncharacterized protein LOC143230429, with amino-acid sequence MCYLLRKRTFCLTRDLVGVRDRSFRTMKATINLSFNNRHGSKTTENKVGKSSRRERDVIQDEMQQLLTKLKELVPNMPRNKKLSKLEIIQHVIDYIVDLQIALETHPATRPTNSVNNPRRQPLGVLSPSSNPLVNPCAAQEATHNEKTPSNLSDLVVGQTRPVSC; translated from the exons ATGTGTTATCTATTACGTAAACGTACTTTCTGTTTAACCCGGGATTTAGTTGGCGTACGTGACCGTTCTTTTCGTACCATGAAGGCTACAATCAATCTGTCTTTTAACAACCGCCATGGATCTAAAACAACCGAAAACAAAGTTGGGAAATCAAGCAGAAGGGAGCGTGACGTAATCCAGGATGAAATGCAGCAACTTTTAACTAAACTTAAGGAACTAGTACCTAACATGCCAAGGAACAAGAAACTTTCCAAACTGGAGATCATTCAGCATGTAATCGATTACATTGTTGATCTGCAGATCGCTCTGGAAACTCACCCTGCAACTCGGCCTACAAACTCCGTTAACAATCCTAGGCGCCAGCCACTCGGTGTGCTCTCTCCTTCCAGTAATCCTTTGGTGAATCCTTGTGCTGCCCAAGAG GCAACTCATAATGAGAAGACACCAAGCAACTTAAGCGACCTAGTCGTTGGACAGACGAGGCCTGTGTCGTGCTAG